One Triplophysa dalaica isolate WHDGS20190420 chromosome 11, ASM1584641v1, whole genome shotgun sequence genomic window carries:
- the gng2 gene encoding guanine nucleotide-binding protein G(I)/G(S)/G(O) subunit gamma-2 — protein sequence MATNNTASIAQARKLVEQLKMEANIDRIKLSKAAADLTSYCEAHAKEDPLLSPVPASENPFREKKFFCAIL from the exons ATGGCCACCAACAACACAGCTAGCATCGCCCAGGCTCGCAAACTGGTGGAGCAGCTCAAGATGGAGGCCAATATAGACAGAATAAAG CTCTCCAAAGCGGCAGCCGATTTGACATCATACTGTGAAGCCCACGCTAAAGAAGACCCTCTGCTCTCCCCTGTGCCTGCATCCGAGAATCCTTTCAGAGAGAAGAAGTTCTTCTGTGCCATCCTATAA
- the gabra2a gene encoding gamma-aminobutyric acid receptor subunit alpha-2 isoform X1, with protein MRQRWKRELSGKQLYSLLLEAGIGTKKVILIDRYIYVFYLVWDYSTMTKRWGHSHGFLIYLSLVAFWRGRSDADVSGSDAFKNNITLFTRILDRLLDGYDNRLRPGLGDRVTEVKTDIYVTSFGPVSDTDMEYTVDVFFRQRWTDERLKFHGPMNILRLNNLMASKIWTPDTFFHNGKKSVAHNMTMPNKLLRIMENGTLLYTMRLTVQAECPMHLEDFPMDFHSCPLKFGSYAYTLTEVTYVWKRNATLSVEVAPDGSRLNQYDLMGQTVGKETIKSSTGEYTVMTAHFHLKRKIGYFVIQTYLPCIMTVILSQVSFWLNRESVPARTVFGVTTVLTMTTLSISARNSLPKVAYATAMDWFIAVCYAFVFSALIEFATVNYFTKRGWAWDGKSVVNDKKKEISVVKKNNAYAVAVANYAPHIAKDSALPTISKSATVEANKTQPVVKEAKKTFNSVSKIDRMSRIIFPVLFGSFNLVYWATYLNREPVIKNMIPSQ; from the exons ATGAGACAACGCTGGAAGCGCGAGCTTTCAGGGAAGCAACTTTACTCTTTACTTTTAGAAGCTGGAATCGGTACAAAAAAGGTAATTTTGATCGATCGATATATCTACGTCTTTTATCTAGTTTG GGACTACTCAACAATGACTAAGCGATGGGGTCATTCGCATGGATTTTTGATCTACCTTTCTCTGGTGGCTTTTTGGCGTGGACG CTCTGATGCAGACGTGTCAGGCTCAGAtgcctttaaaaacaacattacacTCTTCACACGGATTTTGGACCGACTGCTTGATGGCTATGACAACAGATTGAGACCTGGTCTCGGAG ATCGAGTAACTGAAGTAAAGACCGATATCTACGTGACCAGTTTTGGGCCAGTATCAGATACAGACATG GAATACACAGTGGATGTGTTTTTCCGCCAGCGCTGGACAGACGAGCGTCTGAAGTTTCACGGGCCAATGAACATCCTGCGTCTCAACAACCTGATGGCCAGTAAAATCTGGACTCCAGACACTTTCTTTCACAACGGCAAGAAGTCGGTGGCGCACAACATGACTATGCCCAACAAACTTTTGCGCATTATGGAGAACGGAACTCTGCTGTACACCATGAG GTTGACAGTGCAAGCTGAATGTCCAATGCATCTTGAGGACTTTCCAATGGATTTCCACTCCTGTCCACTAAAATTTGGCAGCT ATGCTTACACGTTAACAGAGGTCACATACGTTTGGAAACGTAATGCCACCTTATCTGTGGAAGTAGCTCCAGATGGATCTAGACTCAACCAATATGACCTAATGGGGCAGACTGTCGGTAAGGAAACCATCAAGTCCAGCACTG GTGAATATACAGTGATGACGGCCCATTTCCATTTGAAGAGGAAGATTGGATACTTTGTCATTCAGACATACCTGCCCTGCATTATGACAGTCATCCTATCTCAGGTCTCTTTCTGGCTCAACCGAGAATCTGTCCCGGCACGCACAGTTTTTG GTGTGACTACAGTGCTTACGATGACCACTCTGAGCATCAGCGCTCGCAACTCTCTGCCAAAGGTGGCCTACGCAACGGCCATGGACTGGTTCATCGCCGTGTGCTAcgcttttgtgttttctgctcTCATTGAGTTCGCCACAGTAAACTACTTCACCAAGCGCGGTTGGGCATGGGATGGCAAGAGCGTTGTCAATGATAAG AAAAAGGAGATATCTGTTGTGAAAAAGAATAACGCTTACGCGGTTGCTGTGGCAAACTACGCACCCCACATCGCTAAGGACTCGGCTCTGCCCACCATCTCTAAGAGCGCAACAGTGGAGGCCAATAAAACCCAGCCGGTGGTTAAAGAGGCGAAGAAGACCTTCAACAGTGTCAGCAAGATTGACCGTATGTCGCGCATCATCTTCCCGGTGCTTTTTGGCAGCTTTAACTTGGTGTATTGGGCCACATATCTCAACAGAGAACctgttattaaaaacatgatccCGTCTCAATGA
- the gabra2a gene encoding gamma-aminobutyric acid receptor subunit alpha-2 isoform X2: protein MTKRWGHSHGFLIYLSLVAFWRGRSDADVSGSDAFKNNITLFTRILDRLLDGYDNRLRPGLGDRVTEVKTDIYVTSFGPVSDTDMEYTVDVFFRQRWTDERLKFHGPMNILRLNNLMASKIWTPDTFFHNGKKSVAHNMTMPNKLLRIMENGTLLYTMRLTVQAECPMHLEDFPMDFHSCPLKFGSYAYTLTEVTYVWKRNATLSVEVAPDGSRLNQYDLMGQTVGKETIKSSTGEYTVMTAHFHLKRKIGYFVIQTYLPCIMTVILSQVSFWLNRESVPARTVFGVTTVLTMTTLSISARNSLPKVAYATAMDWFIAVCYAFVFSALIEFATVNYFTKRGWAWDGKSVVNDKKKEISVVKKNNAYAVAVANYAPHIAKDSALPTISKSATVEANKTQPVVKEAKKTFNSVSKIDRMSRIIFPVLFGSFNLVYWATYLNREPVIKNMIPSQ, encoded by the exons ATGACTAAGCGATGGGGTCATTCGCATGGATTTTTGATCTACCTTTCTCTGGTGGCTTTTTGGCGTGGACG CTCTGATGCAGACGTGTCAGGCTCAGAtgcctttaaaaacaacattacacTCTTCACACGGATTTTGGACCGACTGCTTGATGGCTATGACAACAGATTGAGACCTGGTCTCGGAG ATCGAGTAACTGAAGTAAAGACCGATATCTACGTGACCAGTTTTGGGCCAGTATCAGATACAGACATG GAATACACAGTGGATGTGTTTTTCCGCCAGCGCTGGACAGACGAGCGTCTGAAGTTTCACGGGCCAATGAACATCCTGCGTCTCAACAACCTGATGGCCAGTAAAATCTGGACTCCAGACACTTTCTTTCACAACGGCAAGAAGTCGGTGGCGCACAACATGACTATGCCCAACAAACTTTTGCGCATTATGGAGAACGGAACTCTGCTGTACACCATGAG GTTGACAGTGCAAGCTGAATGTCCAATGCATCTTGAGGACTTTCCAATGGATTTCCACTCCTGTCCACTAAAATTTGGCAGCT ATGCTTACACGTTAACAGAGGTCACATACGTTTGGAAACGTAATGCCACCTTATCTGTGGAAGTAGCTCCAGATGGATCTAGACTCAACCAATATGACCTAATGGGGCAGACTGTCGGTAAGGAAACCATCAAGTCCAGCACTG GTGAATATACAGTGATGACGGCCCATTTCCATTTGAAGAGGAAGATTGGATACTTTGTCATTCAGACATACCTGCCCTGCATTATGACAGTCATCCTATCTCAGGTCTCTTTCTGGCTCAACCGAGAATCTGTCCCGGCACGCACAGTTTTTG GTGTGACTACAGTGCTTACGATGACCACTCTGAGCATCAGCGCTCGCAACTCTCTGCCAAAGGTGGCCTACGCAACGGCCATGGACTGGTTCATCGCCGTGTGCTAcgcttttgtgttttctgctcTCATTGAGTTCGCCACAGTAAACTACTTCACCAAGCGCGGTTGGGCATGGGATGGCAAGAGCGTTGTCAATGATAAG AAAAAGGAGATATCTGTTGTGAAAAAGAATAACGCTTACGCGGTTGCTGTGGCAAACTACGCACCCCACATCGCTAAGGACTCGGCTCTGCCCACCATCTCTAAGAGCGCAACAGTGGAGGCCAATAAAACCCAGCCGGTGGTTAAAGAGGCGAAGAAGACCTTCAACAGTGTCAGCAAGATTGACCGTATGTCGCGCATCATCTTCCCGGTGCTTTTTGGCAGCTTTAACTTGGTGTATTGGGCCACATATCTCAACAGAGAACctgttattaaaaacatgatccCGTCTCAATGA